Proteins encoded by one window of Streptomyces clavuligerus:
- a CDS encoding glycerophosphodiester phosphodiesterase translates to MRTVTAVGHRGDPYRVRENTLPSLRSAVGHGADAVEIDVRLTRDGVPVLLHDAGLKRLWGHGRRLDRLTAAEVTEVTGGGVPTLAEALAVLAALGGHRVMIDLPGADERTVRTVVGAVGEAGARERAYYCAGPRTMLAVRAADPSAETALTWTSLAPPRPVLLDALRPRTLNYRFGLVSGELTERVHAAGMLVSAWTADTRRSMRALVAAGVDSITTNRVGTLRSVLDATPGAGRPLPGSPAAVPGSPGAPAS, encoded by the coding sequence ATGCGTACCGTCACGGCCGTGGGCCACCGGGGAGATCCGTATCGCGTCCGGGAGAACACGCTCCCCTCACTGCGCTCGGCCGTCGGCCACGGCGCGGACGCGGTCGAGATCGATGTCCGGCTCACCCGCGACGGGGTGCCGGTCCTGCTCCACGACGCCGGTCTGAAACGGCTCTGGGGCCATGGCCGGCGGCTGGACCGGCTGACGGCCGCCGAGGTGACGGAGGTGACCGGGGGCGGGGTGCCGACCCTCGCCGAGGCGCTGGCCGTCCTGGCGGCGCTGGGCGGCCACCGGGTGATGATCGACCTCCCGGGCGCGGACGAGCGGACGGTGCGGACCGTGGTCGGGGCCGTCGGGGAGGCCGGGGCGCGGGAGCGCGCGTACTACTGCGCCGGGCCCCGGACCATGCTCGCGGTGCGCGCGGCCGACCCGTCCGCCGAGACCGCCCTGACCTGGACCTCGCTCGCGCCGCCGCGTCCGGTGCTGCTGGACGCGCTCCGTCCGCGCACGCTGAACTACCGCTTCGGCCTGGTCAGCGGGGAGCTGACGGAGCGGGTGCACGCGGCGGGCATGCTCGTCTCCGCCTGGACGGCCGACACCCGGCGCTCCATGCGCGCCCTGGTCGCCGCGGGCGTCGACTCGATCACCACCAACCGGGTCGGCACCCTCCGTTCCGTGCTCGACGCGACACCCGGCGCCGGACGGCCGCTGCCGGGCTCCCCCGCGGCGGTCCCCGGCTCCCCCGGCGCCCCGGCATCGTGA
- a CDS encoding SAM-dependent methyltransferase: MNDRIRTDVAHNARVWNHWLHGKDNYPVDRRVGDHITGLYPSIGEVARADRAFLGRVVTLLAAERGIRQFLDIGTGLPTAENTHEVAQRLAPDSRVVYVDNDPIVLAHARALLTSSPEGRTEYLDADAHDPRGILRAVRPTLDLGRPVAVIMLGILNFVLDTDEARSIVRTLMDAVPPGSALVVTHPTLELGGEGNKEAMAFWNENATPPIRARTGAEITSFLDGLEILEPGVVSCARWRPDPADGEPAPVAQYGAVGVKP; encoded by the coding sequence ATGAACGACAGAATCCGTACCGACGTCGCCCACAACGCCAGGGTCTGGAACCACTGGCTGCACGGCAAGGACAACTACCCCGTCGACCGCCGGGTCGGTGACCACATCACCGGGCTGTACCCGAGCATCGGCGAGGTCGCCCGCGCCGACCGGGCCTTCCTGGGGCGGGTGGTGACCCTGCTCGCCGCCGAGCGGGGCATCCGGCAGTTCCTCGACATCGGTACCGGCCTGCCCACGGCCGAGAACACCCATGAGGTGGCCCAGCGCCTGGCGCCGGACTCCCGGGTCGTCTACGTCGACAACGACCCGATCGTGCTGGCGCACGCGCGCGCCCTGCTCACCAGCTCGCCCGAGGGGCGGACCGAGTATCTGGACGCGGACGCCCACGACCCGCGGGGCATTCTGCGCGCGGTGCGGCCGACGCTCGACCTCGGCCGTCCGGTCGCGGTGATCATGCTCGGCATCCTCAACTTCGTGCTGGACACCGACGAGGCCCGTTCGATCGTCCGGACCCTGATGGACGCGGTCCCCCCGGGCAGCGCCCTCGTCGTCACCCACCCCACCCTGGAGCTGGGCGGCGAGGGCAACAAGGAGGCCATGGCCTTCTGGAACGAGAACGCCACCCCGCCGATCAGGGCCCGTACCGGCGCCGAGATCACCTCGTTCCTGGACGGTCTGGAGATCCTGGAGCCGGGCGTCGTCTCCTGCGCGCGCTGGCGCCCGGACCCCGCCGACGGCGAACCGGCCCCGGTGGCGCAGTACGGCGCGGTGGGCGTCAAACCCTAG
- a CDS encoding gamma-aminobutyraldehyde dehydrogenase yields the protein MTTELRRLRNYINGEFRDAADGRTIDVINPATGEVYAVSPLSGQADVDAAMDAAAAAFPAWRDATPAERQRVLLKIADAFEERAEDLIACESENTGKPLELVRTEEIPPMVDQIRFFAGAARMLEGRSAGEYMEGHTSIVRREPVGVCAQVAPWNYPMMMAVWKFAPALAAGNTVVLKPSDTTPASTVLIAEIIGSIVPKGVFNVLCGDRETGRAMVEHRTPAMASITGSVRAGIQVAASASKDVKRVHLELGGKAPVVVFEDTDIAKAVEGISVAGYFNAGQDCTAATRVLVHESIHDQFVTALAQAAAETRTGAPDDADVLYGPLNNANQLAQVSGFIDRLPAHAKVEAGGHRVGDKGYFYAPTVVSGLKQDDEIVQQEVFGPVITVQSFADEAQAVEWANDVEYALASSVWTKDHARAMRMSKALDFGCVWINTHIPLVAEMPHGGFKKSGYGKDLSAYGFDDYTRIKHVMTALDG from the coding sequence GTGACCACCGAGCTGCGTCGTCTGCGCAACTACATCAACGGGGAGTTCCGGGACGCCGCCGACGGACGGACGATCGACGTCATCAACCCGGCTACCGGCGAGGTCTACGCGGTTTCCCCGCTCTCCGGTCAGGCCGACGTCGACGCCGCGATGGACGCCGCTGCGGCCGCCTTCCCCGCCTGGCGCGACGCCACTCCGGCCGAGCGCCAGCGCGTGCTGCTGAAGATCGCCGACGCGTTCGAGGAGCGCGCCGAGGACCTGATCGCGTGCGAGTCGGAGAACACCGGCAAGCCGCTGGAGCTGGTCCGTACCGAGGAAATCCCGCCGATGGTGGACCAGATCCGCTTCTTCGCGGGCGCCGCGCGGATGCTGGAGGGCCGCTCCGCCGGTGAGTACATGGAGGGCCACACCTCCATCGTCCGGCGTGAGCCGGTGGGCGTCTGCGCCCAGGTCGCGCCGTGGAACTACCCGATGATGATGGCCGTGTGGAAGTTCGCCCCGGCGCTCGCCGCGGGCAACACGGTCGTGCTGAAGCCCTCGGACACCACCCCCGCCTCCACCGTGCTGATCGCCGAGATCATCGGTTCGATCGTGCCCAAGGGCGTCTTCAACGTGCTGTGCGGCGACCGCGAGACCGGCCGGGCGATGGTCGAGCACCGGACCCCGGCGATGGCCTCCATCACCGGCTCCGTGCGCGCGGGCATCCAGGTCGCGGCCTCCGCGTCCAAGGACGTCAAGCGGGTCCACCTGGAGCTGGGCGGCAAGGCGCCGGTCGTGGTCTTCGAGGACACCGACATCGCCAAGGCCGTCGAGGGCATCTCCGTCGCGGGCTACTTCAACGCCGGTCAGGACTGCACGGCCGCCACCCGGGTGCTGGTGCACGAGTCCATCCACGACCAGTTCGTGACGGCCCTGGCCCAGGCCGCCGCCGAGACCAGGACCGGCGCCCCGGACGACGCGGACGTGCTGTACGGCCCGCTCAACAACGCCAACCAGCTCGCCCAGGTCTCCGGCTTCATCGACCGCCTCCCGGCGCACGCCAAGGTGGAGGCCGGTGGCCACCGCGTCGGCGACAAGGGGTACTTCTACGCCCCGACCGTGGTCTCCGGCCTCAAGCAGGACGACGAGATCGTCCAGCAGGAGGTCTTCGGCCCGGTCATCACCGTCCAGTCCTTCGCGGACGAGGCCCAGGCGGTCGAGTGGGCGAACGACGTCGAGTACGCGCTGGCCTCCTCGGTCTGGACCAAGGACCACGCGCGCGCGATGCGGATGTCCAAGGCGCTGGACTTCGGCTGCGTCTGGATCAACACCCACATCCCGCTGGTGGCCGAGATGCCGCACGGCGGCTTCAAGAAGTCCGGCTACGGCAAGGACCTGTCGGCCTACGGCTTCGACGACTACACCCGGATCAAGCACGTCATGACCGCGCTCGACGGCTGA
- a CDS encoding Lrp/AsnC family transcriptional regulator, which translates to MHGEGVASRSADSRNGSAGKAQSPAIDAVSLAIIEQLQEDGRRPYAAIGKAVGLSEAAVRQRVQKLLDQGVMQIVAVTDPLTVGLRRQAMVGVRVEGDLDPVADALTAMAECEYVVMTAGSFDLMVEIVCEDDDHLLEVINKRIRALPGVRSTESFVYLKLKKQTYMWGTR; encoded by the coding sequence GTGCATGGTGAGGGCGTGGCCAGTCGAAGCGCAGACTCCAGGAACGGGTCCGCCGGGAAAGCACAGTCCCCGGCGATCGACGCCGTGTCCCTCGCGATCATCGAGCAGCTCCAGGAGGACGGGCGCCGTCCCTACGCCGCCATCGGCAAGGCCGTGGGCCTGTCGGAGGCGGCCGTACGGCAGCGCGTCCAGAAACTGCTCGATCAGGGCGTGATGCAGATCGTCGCCGTCACCGACCCCCTCACCGTGGGCCTGCGGCGTCAGGCGATGGTCGGCGTCCGGGTCGAGGGCGACCTCGACCCGGTGGCGGACGCGCTGACCGCCATGGCCGAATGCGAGTACGTGGTCATGACCGCGGGCTCCTTCGACCTGATGGTGGAGATCGTCTGTGAGGACGACGACCACCTGCTCGAAGTGATCAACAAGCGGATTCGCGCGCTCCCCGGTGTGCGGTCCACCGAGAGCTTCGTCTATCTCAAGCTCAAGAAGCAGACCTATATGTGGGGAACCCGATAA
- a CDS encoding aspartate aminotransferase family protein, giving the protein MGNPITVSQDLSKTAYDHLWMHFTRMSSYENAPVPTIVRGEGTYIWDDKGKRYIDGLAGLFVVNAGHGRVELAETAFKQAQELAFFPVWSYAHPKAVELAERLAHEAPGDLNKVFFTTGGGEAVETAWKLAKQYFKLTGKPTKYKVISRAVAYHGTPQGALSITGLPALKAPFEPLVPGAHKVPNTNIYRAPLHGDDPEAFGRWAADQIEQQILFEGPDTVAAVFLEPVQNAGGCFPPPPGYFQRVREICDQYDVLLVSDEVICAFGRLGTTFACDKFGYVPDMITCAKGMTSGYSPIGACVVSDRIAEPFYKGDNTFLHGYTFGGHPVSAAVGLANLDIFAREGLNQHVLDNEAAFKATLEKLYDLPIVGDVRGNGYFYGIELVKDKATRESFDAEETERVLYGFLSKALFENGLYCRADDRGDPVVQLAPPLIADQSTFDEIEQVLRTVLTEAWTKL; this is encoded by the coding sequence GTGGGGAACCCGATAACCGTGAGCCAGGATCTCTCGAAAACCGCCTACGACCACCTGTGGATGCACTTCACCCGGATGTCGTCGTACGAGAACGCGCCCGTGCCCACCATCGTCCGCGGTGAGGGCACCTACATCTGGGACGACAAGGGCAAGCGCTACATCGACGGCCTCGCCGGCCTCTTCGTGGTGAACGCCGGTCACGGCCGGGTCGAGCTGGCCGAGACCGCCTTCAAGCAGGCCCAGGAGCTGGCCTTCTTCCCGGTGTGGTCCTACGCCCACCCCAAGGCCGTCGAGCTGGCCGAGCGGCTGGCCCACGAGGCCCCGGGCGACCTCAACAAGGTCTTCTTCACCACCGGCGGCGGCGAGGCGGTCGAGACCGCCTGGAAGCTGGCCAAGCAGTACTTCAAGCTCACCGGCAAGCCGACCAAGTACAAGGTCATATCCCGCGCGGTCGCCTACCACGGCACCCCGCAGGGCGCCCTGTCCATCACCGGTCTGCCCGCGCTGAAGGCCCCCTTCGAGCCGCTGGTCCCGGGCGCCCACAAGGTCCCGAACACCAACATCTACCGCGCGCCGCTGCACGGCGACGACCCGGAGGCGTTCGGCCGCTGGGCCGCCGACCAGATCGAGCAGCAGATCCTCTTCGAGGGCCCGGACACCGTCGCCGCGGTCTTCCTGGAGCCGGTGCAGAACGCCGGCGGCTGCTTCCCGCCGCCGCCCGGCTACTTCCAGCGGGTCCGCGAGATCTGCGACCAGTACGACGTACTGCTCGTCTCCGACGAGGTCATCTGCGCCTTCGGCCGGCTCGGCACCACCTTCGCCTGTGACAAGTTCGGCTACGTCCCCGACATGATCACCTGCGCCAAGGGCATGACCTCGGGCTACTCCCCGATCGGCGCCTGCGTCGTCTCCGACCGCATCGCCGAGCCGTTCTACAAGGGCGACAACACCTTCCTGCACGGCTACACCTTCGGCGGCCACCCGGTCTCCGCGGCGGTCGGCCTCGCCAACCTCGACATCTTCGCCCGCGAGGGCCTCAACCAGCATGTCCTCGACAACGAGGCGGCCTTCAAGGCCACGCTGGAGAAGCTCTACGACCTACCGATCGTCGGCGACGTCCGGGGCAACGGCTACTTCTACGGCATCGAGCTGGTGAAGGACAAGGCGACCAGGGAGTCGTTCGACGCGGAGGAGACCGAGCGGGTCCTCTACGGCTTCCTCTCGAAGGCCCTCTTCGAGAACGGTCTGTACTGCCGCGCCGACGACCGGGGCGACCCGGTCGTGCAGCTCGCGCCGCCGCTGATCGCCGACCAGTCGACGTTCGACGAGATCGAGCAGGTGCTGCGGACCGTGCTGACGGAGGCGTGGACCAAGCTCTGA
- a CDS encoding ABC transporter ATP-binding protein: protein MAAPPDDDALWARSLHCSRSGAPVLTDVSLAVRTGEVVAVLGPRGSGKTTLLQCLSGQRLADGGEVHLQGTPVHLLTASRRERLRRERTGWIGPEPALVPELTVWENAALPLMLRGTPAHRARAGAMEWLERLDMDALAGRRPASLSRSEQQRTALARALAGPPDVLFADDPTACLHRAEGALMLRTVLAAVRSHGITTVLATCDPGVAARANRTVALVDGRRTDAPAAAEAEGLAACSLSV from the coding sequence ATGGCCGCTCCGCCGGACGACGACGCGCTCTGGGCCCGGTCCCTGCACTGTTCCCGCTCCGGCGCGCCCGTCCTCACCGATGTCTCCCTCGCGGTGCGCACCGGCGAGGTGGTGGCCGTCCTCGGCCCCCGGGGCAGCGGAAAGACCACCCTGCTCCAGTGTCTGAGCGGACAGCGCCTCGCCGACGGGGGCGAGGTCCACCTCCAGGGCACCCCCGTACATCTGCTCACCGCGTCCCGGCGGGAGCGGCTGCGGCGCGAACGGACCGGCTGGATCGGCCCCGAGCCCGCCCTCGTCCCCGAGCTGACCGTGTGGGAGAACGCCGCACTGCCGCTGATGCTGCGCGGCACCCCCGCCCACCGGGCCCGCGCCGGGGCCATGGAGTGGCTGGAACGGCTGGACATGGACGCGCTCGCCGGGCGCCGCCCCGCCTCCCTCAGCCGGTCCGAACAGCAGCGGACCGCGCTGGCGCGGGCGCTCGCGGGACCACCGGACGTGCTCTTCGCCGACGACCCGACCGCCTGTCTGCACCGCGCGGAAGGGGCCCTGATGCTGCGGACCGTGCTCGCCGCCGTCCGCAGCCACGGCATCACCACCGTGCTCGCCACCTGCGACCCCGGGGTAGCCGCCCGTGCGAACCGCACCGTCGCCCTCGTCGACGGCCGCCGCACCGACGCCCCGGCCGCGGCCGAAGCGGAAGGTCTGGCAGCGTGCTCGCTCTCCGTCTGA
- a CDS encoding nuclear transport factor 2 family protein — protein MDTHAVLGTEQEHHLATEVTRATAEEFLGRLQEGDPERIAALFAERVDWLIAENPAVPWIRPRRTRADVADHFRELAEGQQGDPAGTAIEALLTDGTEALFSGVLAGRVRSTGRYFSSPFAIRLSVVDGLIVRFRVYEDSLAIAAACAPGV, from the coding sequence ATGGACACGCACGCGGTACTGGGCACGGAGCAGGAGCACCACCTCGCCACGGAGGTGACACGGGCGACCGCCGAGGAGTTCCTCGGGCGGCTCCAGGAGGGCGACCCGGAGCGGATCGCCGCGCTCTTCGCCGAACGGGTCGACTGGCTGATCGCCGAGAACCCCGCCGTCCCCTGGATACGCCCCCGCCGCACCCGCGCCGACGTCGCGGACCACTTCCGCGAGCTGGCCGAGGGCCAGCAGGGCGACCCGGCGGGCACCGCGATCGAAGCGCTGCTGACCGATGGCACGGAAGCCCTGTTCAGCGGCGTCCTCGCGGGCCGGGTCCGCTCCACGGGCCGGTACTTCAGCTCACCGTTCGCGATCCGGCTGAGCGTGGTGGACGGACTGATCGTCCGCTTCCGGGTGTACGAGGACAGCCTGGCGATCGCGGCGGCCTGCGCCCCGGGTGTCTGA
- a CDS encoding ABC transporter ATP-binding protein, translated as MALLTLDGVTVRFGARDVLDAVSLTVAAHETVCVLGPSGSGKSTLLRVVAGLQPPTAGRVLLAGADQAGVPVHRRNLGLMFQDHQLFPQRDTGGNVGFGLRMRGVGGAERQRRVAALLELVGLPGAERRSVASLSGGEQQRVALARALAPEPRLLMLDEPLGQLDRVLRERLVVELRELFARLGTTVLAVTHDQGEAFTLADRVVIMRDGRIAQTGTPREVWQRPADAFVARFLGFDNVVPGTVSGAAAQTAWGPVPVPAGSPDGAHDLLIRPTGVRVGPVADGLRCTVGSTVFRGERVAVRLRPPAGPELSAELPSAAAPRQGDQVGVVFTADDVVVLG; from the coding sequence ATGGCCCTGCTGACACTGGACGGGGTGACCGTACGGTTCGGGGCGCGCGATGTGCTCGACGCGGTCTCCCTCACGGTCGCCGCGCACGAGACCGTGTGTGTGCTCGGGCCGAGCGGCAGCGGGAAGTCCACGCTGCTCCGGGTGGTCGCGGGGCTTCAGCCGCCGACGGCGGGACGGGTGCTGCTGGCCGGTGCCGACCAGGCGGGTGTCCCCGTGCACCGCCGCAACCTGGGCCTGATGTTCCAGGACCACCAGCTCTTCCCGCAACGGGACACCGGCGGCAATGTGGGCTTCGGACTGCGGATGCGCGGGGTCGGCGGTGCCGAGCGGCAGCGGCGGGTGGCCGCGCTGCTGGAGCTGGTGGGGCTCCCGGGGGCCGAGCGGCGCTCCGTCGCCTCGCTCTCCGGCGGTGAGCAGCAGCGGGTGGCGCTCGCGCGGGCGCTCGCGCCCGAGCCCCGGCTGCTGATGCTGGACGAGCCGCTGGGGCAGCTCGACCGGGTGCTGCGGGAGCGGCTGGTGGTGGAGTTGCGCGAGCTGTTCGCCCGGCTGGGCACCACGGTGCTCGCCGTCACCCATGACCAGGGCGAGGCGTTCACCCTCGCGGACCGGGTGGTGATCATGCGGGACGGGCGGATCGCGCAGACCGGTACCCCGCGCGAGGTGTGGCAGCGGCCCGCCGACGCGTTCGTGGCCCGTTTCCTCGGCTTCGACAACGTGGTGCCGGGGACGGTGTCCGGTGCGGCGGCACAGACCGCGTGGGGCCCGGTCCCGGTTCCCGCCGGTTCCCCGGACGGCGCCCATGACCTGCTGATACGGCCCACCGGGGTACGGGTCGGGCCGGTGGCGGACGGGCTGCGCTGCACCGTCGGGTCCACCGTCTTCCGGGGGGAACGGGTGGCGGTACGGCTCCGTCCCCCGGCCGGTCCTGAGCTGTCGGCGGAGCTGCCCTCCGCCGCGGCGCCCCGGCAGGGGGATCAGGTGGGCGTGGTCTTCACCGCCGACGATGTGGTGGTGCTGGGCTGA
- a CDS encoding ABC transporter permease, with protein sequence MAVPLAFFAVFFAHPVAAIVGRGLRIDGVWQFGRIGEVLGRDDLQRVLWFTTWQAVVSTVLTLLIALPGAYVLARFSFPGKKLLRAVVTVPFVLPTVVVGSAFLALVGRGGVLDELWGVRLDGTVWAILLAHVFFNYAVVVRTVGGLWGQLDPRQEEAARVLGAGRFTAWRRVTLPVLTPAVAAAALMVFLFTFTSFGIVQILGGPTTATLEVEIYRQTAQLLDLRTAAVLTLVQFAVVGTVLAVHARAVRRREGALRLVDPERAARPVRGAGQRALLAGVLLTVAVLLLTPLAVLVERSFDTSGGYGLDHYRSLGTLDEAGGAFLVPPIEAVGNSLEYALAATAVAVLVGSLAAAALTRRAGRLTRGFDALLMLPLGVSAVTVGFGFLIALDEPPLDLRSSWILVPLAQALVGTPFVVRTMLPVLRAVDGRLREAAAVLGASPLRVWREVDFPLVSRALLISAGFAFAVSLGEFGATVFLARPDQPTLPVAVARLLSRPGELNYGQAMALSTILMVVCAVALFLLERIRVRPSSSASPSASSSASSATAAAF encoded by the coding sequence ATGGCCGTGCCCCTCGCGTTCTTCGCGGTCTTCTTCGCCCACCCCGTCGCCGCGATCGTCGGCCGGGGACTGCGGATCGACGGGGTCTGGCAGTTCGGCCGGATCGGCGAGGTACTCGGGCGCGACGACCTCCAGCGGGTGCTCTGGTTCACCACCTGGCAGGCCGTCGTCTCCACCGTGCTCACCCTGCTGATCGCGCTGCCCGGCGCCTATGTCCTGGCCCGCTTCTCCTTCCCCGGCAAGAAGCTGCTGCGCGCCGTGGTCACGGTGCCCTTCGTGCTGCCGACGGTGGTCGTCGGCAGCGCCTTCCTCGCACTGGTGGGACGGGGCGGAGTCCTCGACGAACTGTGGGGCGTCCGGCTCGACGGCACGGTGTGGGCCATTCTGCTGGCCCATGTCTTCTTCAACTACGCCGTCGTGGTCCGCACCGTGGGCGGGCTCTGGGGCCAGCTCGACCCCCGGCAGGAGGAGGCCGCCCGGGTGCTCGGCGCCGGACGGTTCACCGCCTGGCGCCGGGTGACGCTGCCCGTGCTCACGCCCGCGGTGGCCGCCGCCGCGCTGATGGTCTTCCTCTTCACCTTCACCTCCTTCGGCATCGTCCAGATCCTCGGCGGCCCCACCACCGCGACGCTGGAGGTGGAGATCTACCGGCAGACCGCCCAACTGCTCGATCTGCGCACCGCCGCCGTGCTGACGCTGGTGCAGTTCGCGGTGGTCGGCACCGTGCTCGCGGTGCACGCCCGGGCCGTGCGGCGGCGCGAGGGCGCGCTGCGGCTGGTGGACCCGGAGCGCGCCGCGCGCCCCGTGCGCGGCGCCGGTCAGCGGGCACTGCTCGCCGGGGTGCTGCTCACCGTGGCCGTTCTGCTGCTGACCCCGCTGGCGGTGCTGGTGGAACGGTCGTTCGACACGTCCGGCGGCTACGGCCTCGACCACTACCGCTCGCTGGGCACGCTGGACGAGGCGGGCGGGGCGTTTCTCGTCCCGCCGATCGAGGCGGTGGGGAACTCGCTGGAGTACGCGCTCGCGGCGACCGCCGTCGCGGTGCTGGTCGGCTCGCTGGCCGCCGCCGCGCTCACCCGGCGGGCGGGACGGCTGACCCGCGGTTTCGACGCGCTGCTGATGCTGCCGCTCGGAGTGTCCGCGGTGACCGTCGGCTTCGGTTTTCTGATCGCCCTGGACGAGCCGCCGCTCGATCTGCGCTCCTCCTGGATTCTGGTCCCGCTCGCCCAGGCGCTGGTGGGCACCCCGTTCGTGGTGCGGACCATGCTGCCGGTGCTGCGCGCGGTGGACGGGCGGCTGCGGGAGGCGGCGGCGGTGCTGGGCGCCTCGCCGCTGCGGGTCTGGCGCGAGGTGGACTTCCCCCTGGTGAGCCGGGCACTGCTGATCTCCGCGGGGTTCGCCTTCGCGGTCTCGCTGGGCGAGTTCGGGGCGACGGTCTTCCTGGCCCGGCCCGATCAGCCGACACTGCCGGTCGCGGTGGCCCGGCTGCTGAGCCGCCCCGGTGAACTCAACTACGGACAGGCGATGGCCCTGAGCACGATTCTGATGGTGGTGTGCGCGGTGGCGCTCTTCCTGCTGGAGCGGATTCGCGTCCGTCCTTCTTCGTCGGCGTCTCCGTCGGCGTCTTCTTCGGCGTCGTCCGCCACGGCGGCGGCGTTCTGA
- a CDS encoding thiamine ABC transporter substrate-binding protein, whose protein sequence is MNTKKTVATALAAALGVSALAACGGGSDSEGSGGSKGSGSGGSSSTTVTLVTHESFAVSEKVLKEFTRSTGYTVKVLKSGDAGEALNKEILTKGSPQGDVFFGVDNTLLSRALDNGIFTSYEAKGLDQVGDAVELDRGRHRVTPVDTGDICVNYDKKYFADKKLAPPRTFDDLIKPEYKNLLVVENAATSSPGLGFLLGTVARYGEKGWQEYWKDLKENGVKVVDGWSEAYNEEFSGSAGGRKAKGERPLVVSYASSPPVEVLYADPQPAEAPTGVADGTCFRQIEFAGLLNGAKNEAGGKALLDFMVSKTFQEDLPLKMFVNPVLDGAKLPEIFTAHGTRIEQPPTVDPGTIADNREQWIQTWSSTVLR, encoded by the coding sequence GTGAACACCAAGAAGACGGTGGCCACCGCGCTGGCGGCGGCCCTGGGCGTCAGCGCGCTCGCGGCCTGCGGCGGGGGCTCGGACTCCGAGGGCTCAGGGGGCTCGAAAGGCTCCGGGTCGGGCGGCTCCTCGTCCACGACCGTCACCCTGGTCACCCATGAGTCGTTCGCCGTCTCCGAGAAGGTGCTGAAGGAGTTCACCAGGAGCACCGGCTACACCGTCAAGGTGCTCAAGAGCGGAGACGCCGGTGAGGCGCTGAACAAGGAGATCCTGACCAAGGGCTCCCCGCAGGGCGATGTGTTCTTCGGCGTCGACAACACCCTGCTGTCGCGCGCACTCGACAACGGGATCTTCACCTCCTACGAGGCCAAGGGCCTGGACCAGGTCGGCGACGCGGTCGAGCTGGACCGCGGGCGTCACCGTGTCACCCCCGTCGACACCGGCGACATCTGCGTCAACTACGACAAGAAGTACTTCGCGGACAAGAAGCTGGCCCCGCCGCGGACCTTCGACGACCTGATCAAGCCCGAGTACAAGAACCTGCTGGTGGTGGAGAACGCGGCCACCTCCTCCCCGGGTCTCGGCTTCCTCCTGGGCACGGTCGCCCGCTATGGGGAGAAGGGCTGGCAGGAGTACTGGAAGGACCTCAAGGAGAACGGGGTCAAGGTCGTCGACGGCTGGTCCGAGGCGTACAACGAGGAGTTCTCGGGCTCGGCGGGCGGCCGGAAGGCCAAGGGCGAGAGGCCGCTGGTCGTCTCGTACGCCTCCAGCCCGCCGGTCGAGGTGCTGTACGCCGATCCGCAGCCCGCCGAGGCCCCCACCGGGGTGGCGGACGGCACCTGCTTCCGGCAGATCGAGTTCGCGGGCCTGCTGAACGGGGCGAAGAACGAGGCGGGCGGCAAGGCGCTGCTGGACTTCATGGTCTCGAAGACCTTCCAGGAGGACCTGCCGCTGAAGATGTTCGTGAACCCGGTGCTCGACGGGGCGAAGCTGCCCGAGATCTTCACCGCGCACGGCACGAGGATCGAGCAGCCGCCGACGGTCGACCCCGGCACCATCGCCGACAACCGTGAGCAGTGGATTCAGACATGGTCCTCGACCGTCCTGAGGTGA